A stretch of the Planktothricoides raciborskii GIHE-MW2 genome encodes the following:
- a CDS encoding 6-carboxytetrahydropterin synthase has product MPKWKLVTEYTFDSAHFIRDYDGPCGRMHGHTYKVRIEASSQKLHSSEYCPHEVMVADFKTLRWAKKDVTKGGLDHCFLNDVMPPDYDTTAEMIAKYIYEETKRRVPPGVDLKVAVSETPNSWVEYEDD; this is encoded by the coding sequence TAAATGGAAATTAGTGACGGAGTACACATTCGACAGCGCCCATTTTATTCGGGATTATGATGGCCCTTGTGGGCGAATGCACGGCCATACTTATAAGGTACGCATTGAAGCGTCATCCCAGAAACTCCACTCTTCAGAATATTGTCCCCATGAAGTGATGGTGGCGGATTTTAAAACCCTACGTTGGGCGAAAAAAGATGTCACCAAAGGAGGGCTAGATCACTGCTTTTTGAATGACGTGATGCCCCCCGATTATGATACTACGGCGGAGATGATTGCTAAGTATATTTATGAGGAAACTAAGCGGAGAGTTCCTCCAGGAGTTGATCTAAAAGTAGCGGTTTCAGAAACCCCGAATTCTTGGGTAGAATATGAGGATGATTAA